GCCACCGGTTTACCGGCAAACCGGACCGCCAGGGTCGAGCGGCACAATTCCAGGGGCCCAACGCTCAGCTGGCGCGGGTCCTCGCGCTGTTGCTGGACCCCGCTGACCCGCCGCAGCAGAGCCTGGATACGCAGCAGTAGCTCGGTGAAGTTGAACGGCTTGGACACGTAATCGTCGGCACCGCAACTGAAGCCACGGATGCGTTCTTCCTCGGCACCGCGCGCGGTCAGCATCATGACCGGCGTCTGGTGGGTCCGGCGTAGTCGATCCAGCAGATCATAGCCGTTCAGGCCCGGCAGCAGGACGTCCAGGAGGATCAGGTCGAATTTCTGGCCAACAGCGCAGGCTAGCCCCTGTTCCCCTTCGTGGCACTGTTCCGTTCGGTATCCCTTGCTCTGCAGCAAATGGGCGATCTGCCCGTTGAGCACGGAGTCGTCCTCAACCACCAGAATGCGGGCGTCGCCTGGTCTTGTTGTCAGCATTCAGTTTTCCGCCGACCGTGATCGGCTGAATCACGGCCTCTTAAAATTAATGAGAATTGTTATCATATGCGGAAATGAATCATCTTGGAACCGCCGTCGCCGGGGAGGCCTGGGCAGGTGCTTTCCGAAGAAGACGTGGCGGGGCCGGGGGGAAGACAACCGGGGCGCCAGAAGCTCGGCGCGCCGGTCATCGTACGGGTCAGTCGCCGGTACGCTCGGCGGCCAGCTCTTCCAGCGTCTGGTAGTCGCATTCCTCACCGGCCTCGAAGCTGTCGGAGGAACTCACCAGCACGTTGTCGGGCGCCATGAATCGGCGGCCAAGCAGTACGCCGTAATGGAAACGCCCGCGATCGGTCAGCGAAAACTGCGTTTCGTGGGTCTTGCCGGCGATGCAGAAATCCATGTTGACCACGTAGCGGCGCTGGGATTCGGCACCCTTGCGCTTGATCAGCACGGTGCGTTCCACCGGGCGCTCGAACTGCAACACCACGTGGGTGTCTTCGGCATCCTCGCTGTCCTTGTGGTCGTCCAGGGGCAGTTCGAAGCTGACCCAGTCCTCGCCGTCGCGCTCGAACGGCTCGACGTTCACCGCGTGCAGGGACGACGTCTTGGCCCCGGTATCCAGCCGCGCCTTGAGGCGGACGCCGCTGTCCTGCAGCACCACCCACTCGACAAAGCCGAGGGTTTCATAATCCGTGTCGTCGTCCGCTGAGGCCAGCGGAGTGAAGGCCGACAACAGGGCCGCCAGAATCAGACTCAATCCAGTTTTCATGCAGGCTCCTTGGTTACGACGTTCCATGGGGCCGGCGTCGACGCCGGTCCGTGATCAATGGCTCTGGATAATGCCAGAGCCACCGGCGCCGGACCACGGTCCTGACGGAAAGGTAATCGGCCGGCAAGGCGTGACCGCTCACCCGGGCGCGGAAACCACCTTGAGCGCCGCACGGCCGCTGCGGTAGGCGCTGGGGCTCATGCCGGTCCAGCGTTTGAAGGCGCGGGTGAAGTTGGCGGCGTCGGCGTAGCCCAGGGCATCGGCAATCTGGCTCAGGCTCATGCGGGTGTTCTGCAACAGCTCGCGGGCGCGCTCCAGGCGCACCTGGTCCACCAACTGCTGGAAGCTCACCGACTCTTCCTGCAAACGACGCTTGAGGGTGCGTTCGGACACGAACAGCGTGCCGGCCACGCGGCCCAGTTTGGGGGGAAACGGCTGGCTGGTCTCGATCACCCGCCTGACCCGGGCGTCGAAACCGACGTCCTCCCGGAGCTGTTCCAGCGCCCGTTCGCACTGGCGGCGGGAGGCCTCGGCCACCTGCTCGTCGCTGAAGCGGATCGGCGTGTCCAGGGCCGCGGACGGGATCAGGATGGCGTCGTCGTCGCAGTCGTAATGCACCGGCAACGGGATCTGGCGCCGGAAGCGCTGCATGTAGCCCGGCTCGCGGCCGCGCCGGTGCACGCAGGCACCGCGTATCGGATCGCCCAACAGCTGCAGCCCCATCATCACGCAGCCGAACACCATGGCGTCCATGATGAAGTTCTGCAGCGGCCCCAGATCGATGCCGCCCACCACCCGCAACGTGGTGGTGCCGCCATCGCTGCGACAGAAGATGCGCAGATGCGGCGCACGCAGGGACAGGAAACGCACCATCAGGTCCATGGCCTCCCCCAGGGTGCGGCTGTTCATCGCCGCCACACCCAGCGGGCCGTGCAGTGGCAGCCGCAGTTCCGCCGCCAGCATCACCCCCAGCCCCGGCTCGCCGCTCTCCACGATCGCCCGGGTCACGAATTCACTGGCCTGGGACAGGGACACGCGCACGTCGTCGCTGGCCAGGCATGCCGGGTCCAGCCCCACCTGGGCCAGCAGGGCCCGATCGTCGACACCCCGCCGGCGCAACAGCTCGGCGATGGTGTGCAGGTAGATGGCGGGCAGTCCTGGATCCTGAACCTGGGAAGCGACGGCGGGCATGAAGCGATTCCTCGACAAGTTGCATTATTGTAATAGTGCAATCGAGTATGACGCCTGTTTGGCCGCCAACCCATGACTTCAATGACGCGTCAACGGGATGAAGAGGCCAATCGCTGTGAAACGCGACGCCTCAATCGGCTTGCCGGGCCAGGAAATCCGCCAGGATGCGGTAGGATCGGCGCGGCCGTTCCAGCATCGGCAGGTGGCCGACGCCCGGCAGCACGTGCACTTCGGCGTGGGGCACACGATCGCGATACCAGTCGACGCAGCCCGGCAGGGTGATGCGGTCGCGGTCACCCCAGATCACCAGCAGCGGCGGCGTCTGCGGCCCCAGGCCGGTGACCGGTGCAAAGGGATCGTCCACCATGTCGGCGAACACGTGACGGTTCTGGCCGCTGCGGCGCAGCAGGTCCACACCAAGCAGGCCGAGCATGGCCACCCCAGCCACGCTGGGCGCGCCGTGGCTGACGCCGTTGAACATCCGGTAGAGGCCGGACCAGTCCTCCGGCAGCAGCAGGGTTGAATCGAACGTGGGCGGGCGCGTCAGGTCCACGTCGGCGCGGTGGGGAATCCCGGCGCTGTTCATGACGGTCAGGCTGGCGACGCGCTCACCAGCCTGCTCCGCCATCACGGTGGCGATGGCCGCCCCCATGGAGCTGCCCACCAGGTGAACCTGCCCCAGGCCGGCAGCGCCCAGCCATTGCCGCAGGCGGCGAGCCTGTTCCCGATAGCCGTACGCGGCGCCCACTTTGTACTCACTCTCACCGAAACCCGGAATGTCCAGCGCCAGCACGTGGCTGTCGCCCGGGAACATCGGCAACCAGGCGCTCCAGTTCTCCTTCATCGCCGCCAGGCCGTGCAACAGCACGATGGACGGCCGGTCCGGACGGCGTCGGCCGCGTTCCAGCCAGACCACGCGGTGCCCGTCCACCGTCGTCGAGCGGCGCCGGGCACGCTGCAGCCAGCGGTGGCCGGTGCGCGCCAGCGGCCAGGGGTTGGGCAGGCGGTAGGGCAATGCGGACAATCCGGAAACGTCGGCGGGCATGGCAGGCATCCTGTCGGTGACTTCGTGACTCAGAGTCTAACCGCAAAACGTGACGACCCAATGGCTGCCCGGTCATGCATCGACGGGCAACCGGGCAAGTGGTCGTCACAGCGTCAGGTCGAGGTACACGGGGTCGTGGTCGGACGCCCGCCAGGGGCCCTCGCTGTAGAGCCGTTCGGCGCGACCGGGCGGATGGTATTCCAGGTTGTAGTCGAGCGCCGGTGGCTCGTCGGCGTTAATGTGCCAGATGCCGCCACCGCTGACCCGATCCCGGGCCGACGCGTCCGCCAGGATGTAATCCAGCAGGCCCCGGGCTCCGAAATAGCGATAGCTGTAGCGTTGATCGCCGGCCAGGGGCGCGGGGCGCTGCAAACCGCCTGAGGCCAGCCGTTGCAAGGGCCTTTCACCGGCGTAGGTGTTCAAGTCCCCCAACACCAGCGTGCCCGCCAGGGACGACGGCTGAGGCCGCCGCGCCAGCCAGTCGAGCAGGGTCGTGGCCGAGGCCTCGCGAACCGGCGCGTAACAGCCTTCGCTTCCCTGCGCCTGGTTCGCTCCGCTGGCGTTGCGGCAGGAGCGTGACTTGAAATGGTTCACGACCACCCGGATGCGGCCCTGCCCGATTCGCCGAAAGTCCTGGAGCAACGGCGCGCGGCTGTAGCGCCCGAACACCCCGTCGGTCAGGCTGGCGGGCGATCCTGCCGGCTCGACCCGGTCGGCGCGAAAGACCAGGGCCACGCGAATGGCGTCGCCACCGGCGTCGGGCGCTCGCACGTAGTCCCAACCGTCGCCCAGGGCGCGAGTCAGGTCCGCCAGGGCGCTGTCGCGTCCGTGGCCGTCGTTCTCGATCTCCATCAGGCCCACGACGTCCGCGTGCAGCCCGAGGATGGCGCTGACCAGTTTGGCCCGCTGGCGCTCCATCTCGTCCAGGGTGTCGGCGCCACGAGCGGTGGGAAAGCCGCCACCGCGGCCGTCGCCGTTGAAGAAATTCAGCACGTTGAAGCTGGCCACCCGGATCGCGCCATCCGCCGGCGCTGGCGGGGCTGGCGGTCGCTCGTAGCCGCCCACCACCGCCGGCCAGCGATCCGGCTGGATCCGCCACTGGTCGTAGCGGAAATCGAGGATGCCCTGCACCGGCGCCAGGCGACTGCCGGCCCGCAGCGAACGCCCGGCACTCAGGCCGGGAACCGGCAACGGCAGGATGGCGGGATTCTGGGCCAGGCGCCGATCATCCAGCAGCAGTGTGTTGCGTTCGGAGCGGGCGCCGGGGTCCGGGAAGAACGCGTCCTGCGGCGCCAGGGAGACGATGCCGTAGCGCGCCAGGTCGTGGTTGTCGATCACCACCAGCGGATTGTCGAAACGCACCCGCATCGACTCGCGGGACTCAAGCGACGCCGGCAGCGGGAACGCCAGGGAAATCGCCGCCGGCAGTTCGCCACGGCCACACACGTCCAGGTCCCCGTTGGCCGCCATTTCGGTGAGACCGTAATACTCCTTGATGCGCCCGCGGACACGGACCCGTTCGCCCACGGCACCGGCCCGGGAGCGGGTGTAGATGTACAGGCCCTCAGAGGTGCGCGCGTCATGATCGCGGTCGGCGGCGGCGGACTCGAGGTAGAAGCCGCCCAGGCCATCCTCGCCACGCCCGTCGAGCGTGATAATGCCCTCGACCGTCACGGTGCGACCGGCCAGGGGCGATTCGTCGTCGCTTCCCTGAATGCTCGAAATCGGGGTAAAGCCGGTGCCGCACTGGGCGCTGGCAATCGCCGGCAGAAGGCCGGCCATGAGGGCAAACAGGCGACAGGCATTCCGGGTCATGGGTCCTCTGTGTCCTTGGTCCGCTGTATAGTGGGAAAAATCCAGCTCGCGAAACCCGCTGGAAACGCGGCGAGTGCGTTATTTTTCATAGGGTTTCACGAGCTGGAGTTTCCCCGACTCGGCCACGTCGTGCAACGCGGAGAGGGGGCAATGGGCCTATTGCCACAACGGAGAGATGGATGAGCATGACCGTCGGATGGATCGTGATCGCTTTCGCCGCCATCGGCACGCTGATGGTCGTCCAGGCGCGGCGCCGCAACCGCTCCATGGCTCAACTCCGGCGCGAGGGTTTTCAGCCGGCGCAAAGCTGGCGTTCGAATCTGGCGGTGGTGACCGAACAGGGGACCGACCGCTTCGCGGTGGTCTGGCCCGGCCATTACCGGGTGTTCCGGGCCCACCAGATCCGGCGCATCGACATCATCAGCCAGGAACGGGATGCCGGCCGGCAACAGCACAAGGTGCAGATCGAGCTGGACGATCCGGATCACCAGGCGATCGGCCTGGCCACACTCAACCGGCGTGACCGGGCGGAAAAGTGGGCGCGTGAGATCCGGGAGTGGCAGGCCTCCCATGCGGGAGAACGGTAGGGCGGCCCGGGACCGGCCGCAGGCGGAGGCTCAGAGCCA
This DNA window, taken from Marinobacter bohaiensis, encodes the following:
- a CDS encoding response regulator transcription factor, whose amino-acid sequence is MLTTRPGDARILVVEDDSVLNGQIAHLLQSKGYRTEQCHEGEQGLACAVGQKFDLILLDVLLPGLNGYDLLDRLRRTHQTPVMMLTARGAEEERIRGFSCGADDYVSKPFNFTELLLRIQALLRRVSGVQQQREDPRQLSVGPLELCRSTLAVRFAGKPVALTPIQFRLLWVLTAHQGEALSKPYLYQLVLEREFSRYDRSLDMHLSRVRRKLVAAGMEADRLQTVHGKGYCFQ
- a CDS encoding ATP-dependent zinc protease family protein; its protein translation is MKTGLSLILAALLSAFTPLASADDDTDYETLGFVEWVVLQDSGVRLKARLDTGAKTSSLHAVNVEPFERDGEDWVSFELPLDDHKDSEDAEDTHVVLQFERPVERTVLIKRKGAESQRRYVVNMDFCIAGKTHETQFSLTDRGRFHYGVLLGRRFMAPDNVLVSSSDSFEAGEECDYQTLEELAAERTGD
- a CDS encoding AraC family transcriptional regulator produces the protein MPAVASQVQDPGLPAIYLHTIAELLRRRGVDDRALLAQVGLDPACLASDDVRVSLSQASEFVTRAIVESGEPGLGVMLAAELRLPLHGPLGVAAMNSRTLGEAMDLMVRFLSLRAPHLRIFCRSDGGTTTLRVVGGIDLGPLQNFIMDAMVFGCVMMGLQLLGDPIRGACVHRRGREPGYMQRFRRQIPLPVHYDCDDDAILIPSAALDTPIRFSDEQVAEASRRQCERALEQLREDVGFDARVRRVIETSQPFPPKLGRVAGTLFVSERTLKRRLQEESVSFQQLVDQVRLERARELLQNTRMSLSQIADALGYADAANFTRAFKRWTGMSPSAYRSGRAALKVVSAPG
- a CDS encoding alpha/beta fold hydrolase: MPADVSGLSALPYRLPNPWPLARTGHRWLQRARRRSTTVDGHRVVWLERGRRRPDRPSIVLLHGLAAMKENWSAWLPMFPGDSHVLALDIPGFGESEYKVGAAYGYREQARRLRQWLGAAGLGQVHLVGSSMGAAIATVMAEQAGERVASLTVMNSAGIPHRADVDLTRPPTFDSTLLLPEDWSGLYRMFNGVSHGAPSVAGVAMLGLLGVDLLRRSGQNRHVFADMVDDPFAPVTGLGPQTPPLLVIWGDRDRITLPGCVDWYRDRVPHAEVHVLPGVGHLPMLERPRRSYRILADFLARQAD
- a CDS encoding ExeM/NucH family extracellular endonuclease, producing the protein MTRNACRLFALMAGLLPAIASAQCGTGFTPISSIQGSDDESPLAGRTVTVEGIITLDGRGEDGLGGFYLESAAADRDHDARTSEGLYIYTRSRAGAVGERVRVRGRIKEYYGLTEMAANGDLDVCGRGELPAAISLAFPLPASLESRESMRVRFDNPLVVIDNHDLARYGIVSLAPQDAFFPDPGARSERNTLLLDDRRLAQNPAILPLPVPGLSAGRSLRAGSRLAPVQGILDFRYDQWRIQPDRWPAVVGGYERPPAPPAPADGAIRVASFNVLNFFNGDGRGGGFPTARGADTLDEMERQRAKLVSAILGLHADVVGLMEIENDGHGRDSALADLTRALGDGWDYVRAPDAGGDAIRVALVFRADRVEPAGSPASLTDGVFGRYSRAPLLQDFRRIGQGRIRVVVNHFKSRSCRNASGANQAQGSEGCYAPVREASATTLLDWLARRPQPSSLAGTLVLGDLNTYAGERPLQRLASGGLQRPAPLAGDQRYSYRYFGARGLLDYILADASARDRVSGGGIWHINADEPPALDYNLEYHPPGRAERLYSEGPWRASDHDPVYLDLTL